The Phacochoerus africanus isolate WHEZ1 chromosome 3, ROS_Pafr_v1, whole genome shotgun sequence genome window below encodes:
- the THAP1 gene encoding THAP domain-containing protein 1: MVQSCSAYGCKNRYDKDKPVSFHKFPLTRPSLCKKWEAAVRRKNFKPTKYSSICSEHFTPDCFKRECNNKLLKEDAVPTIFLCTEPHDKKEDLLEPQEQLPPPPLTPPISQVDAAIGLLMPPLQTPDNLSVFCDHNYTVEDTMHQRKRIHQLEQQVEKLRKKLKTAQQRCRRQERQLEKLKEVVHFQKEKDDVSERGYVILPNDYFEIVEVPA; this comes from the exons ATGGTGCAGTCCTGTTCCGCCTACGGCTGCAAGAACCGATATGACAAGGACAAGCCCGTTTCTTTCCACAA GTTTCCTCTTACTCGACCTAGTCTTTGCAAAAAATGGGAGGCAGCTGTCAGAAGAAAAAACTTTAAGCCCACCAAGTATAGCAGCATTTGTTCAGAACATTTTACTCCAGACTGCTTCAAGAGGGAGTGCAACAACAAGTTACTCAAAGAGGATGCTGTTCCCACGATATTTCTTTGTACTGAACCACATGACAAG AAGGAAGATCTTCTGGAGCCACAGGAacagctccccccacctcctctaaCACCTCCCATTTCCCAGGTTGACGCTGCTATCGGATTACTCATGCCTCCTCTGCAGACCCCTGATAATCTCTCTGTGTTCTGTGACCACAACTATACTGTGGAGGACACCATGCACCAGAGGAAAAGGATTCACCAGCTAGAGCAACAAGTTGAAAAACTCCGAAAGAAACTCAAGACTGCGCAGCAGCGATGCAGGAGGCAGGAGCGACAGCTGGAAAAGTTAAAGGAGGTTGTACActttcagaaggagaaagatgaCGTCTCAGAGAGGGGTTATGTGATTCTACCAAATGACTATTTCGAAATAGTTGAAGTACCAGCGTGA